TCTAAGGTTACTAATGAATTTCATATTTTGTTGTTGGATGGATGCAATGTTAGAATAAGATCGTGGATGATTTCTTTTCTTCACCATTTTCATCCTACAGGGAATTCCTTGTGTAATATATTGGAATGGCACATACTCGCTCTTTGAAGCAAGCCATTTTAATAATGCTTTGTTCTCCGTGGTAAAAAGGTATTCTTTTAAGGATTCAATTTGTCATGAAAGTGCCACAAGATTGTATATAATCATTTCTTAGTTCTATCTGGTGTACATGGTTTCTCTTGAATATGGAGCACATAAAATAGAGCATGCACAatgtttttccttttttttactCCCATACGAACCTCACACACTGATCTCTTATCAATGTTCATTTCTTCTGTCAATTTCAGTTCACTATGCCATATTTGGGATGCCTTCCAGCTTGCCCATGCCTCGTTTAGGCTTCATTGCCGTCGAAATTGTCTTGTCACCTCTGATAGCAGCCAGACTATTGATTGTGAATTAGGGCCTAATCTTCTTGGTGAGGCTCCAAAGATCGATATACAGCTTCCTGAGATGGATCTTGGGGAAGATGAAGAAGGCTCTTCTAGTTCTCTTCCTGCCATAAAAATATATGATGATGATATGTACACGAGATTTCTTGTCTGCGGGGTGGCAAGTTCCTTGGTAATGACGGAAATTTCGCTTATTGTTTTTGTATCTCCCTTTTTTATCCAGATGTATGGACTTGATGAAGCTTTCCCCGTGGATTTAACTTTTCATTTAGGATGCTCGCATTTTGGGCCCGTTGGAGGATGGATTGAATTCTCTTCTGAGTATTGAAGTAAGCGCCAAATGGCATTTTCCTTCCCATCTTATTCCTCTTGCTTGTTGCTTGGAAAAGTGATGGAACaaaacaaaaatgatatttttgtctATATGTCCTTGCTGTtctcaattttattttgtttgattGATCCAATTCAAGTTTTAATTCCTTTTCTGTTGGACTGAGACAGATGCGGGGGAGCAAACTTCATAACCGAGTAAGGTATGTGTGGACATGGAACTGGTTTGGTGTTCATGTACAAGAAACTCAATGTTTTAGATTCATGTGGCATGTCTTTCCTCTTTTATCAGTCATTATTTGTCAGTCAGATAAATGTATTATCGCTGCATCCATTTGAATCGTAAGCATGGATCAAGTACCTGGATCATCTTATAGAACGTTCTCCTTCAAATGCAGTGAAACCCCTATTAACTTGATGCTATAGTCATACTTGATTTGGGTATCACATGGGATTAACTCAACACACCTTCGGTTTTTATGAAATCCTTAGTCCTTATCTTTTTCACATAGAACTCACTCAACTCTCCTACTCTTTTTATGAAGGTCTTTATATTTTTCCACCAATCTGCTCTGCTGGAGCATCCTATTAGTTTTCCTTATGAAGATTTTGGCTCTTATCATGGTAATACTTTATAACAGTTTCTGAAAAAATAATTGGTTTTGTTTTTCAGTGCCTTTCCTCCACCGCTCCAAGCTGCCTCGTTGTCTCGTGAAGTTGTGACAATGCGATGTGATTTGTCAACTTGTAGCTCTGCTCACATTTCTCTTTTGGTTTCGGGAAGTGCCCAGACATGTTTTGATGACCAGGTATTGCAAAGCATTTGTAAATTATTGATGTTGATTGTTGAAATTATAATTTGTCGAAAGTAAAGGATTTAGAATGGAAGTGTATATTTGATGTGTTAATAATTTTTGATGCGTGAGTGAGGAAAGATAAGATCATTTGGGAAAAAAAGTCAAAacgaaaataattattatacatTTAGATTTGGATGATATATAATAGGAGCGAGGATGAAATATTTCCTACTTTATTTATTTCAATAGTTGAATCTTCGATTTTTTGAAGTTGTGTTTTTCGGGCTAACTTTGGTTATGCTTGATCAATTTTTCAGCTATTAGAAAGTCATATAAAGAATGAAATCATTGAAAATAGTCAGCTGGTTCATGAATTGCCAAACAATGAAAGTAAAGCACCTGTATCTGAGCCACGTAGATCAATCTCAGTAGCTTGTGGGGCAGCAGTATTTGAAGTTTGCATGAAGGTTCCAACTTGGGCTTCACAGGTCCTGATTTACTTTCTTCATGGTCCTCATTTGCTAAGCTAGGTCTCTGGAGACAATGTTTTTAGCTCTTATATATTcatcatattttttaatttcCCTTTGATAATACTGCTTTAATGAATGAATTGTACCGATTTCTCAAATTGCTTGTGATATTGAGTTGTTTTTATCTGTATTTCTCAAGGAGTTTCTCTTCTCCAAAGGCACAGTGGACAAttttatctttaattttatCAGTTGTTTTGATATGTATTAGGGACTCTCACTTCCGTCTTTCATTTGATATGGCTTTTTGTCTCAATTTCAGGTTTTGAGGCAACTAACACCTGATATTTCGTACCGTAGTTTAGTTGCTCTTGGTATTGCCGGTATCCAGGGATTAGCTGTAGCTTCATTCGAGAAAGAAGATGCAGAACGGCTTCTTTTCTTCTGTTCAAGGCAGGGAAATGATATCGAGTTGAACAATCGAATCATGATCAGTCCTCCATCCTGGTTAAGACCACCTGCACCTAGTAGAAAGAGAGCCTCAATTTGGCAGGAAATATGCTCTGGCTCATTAAATGGTTTGGCTACTGAAGACCAAGCTATGGCGAAGAACAATGATAAGGGAAGTCGATTCTACAATGGAGTCAACACACTACTTATAAATCCAAGACAAAGAATCAACAGCGCGATGCTGAGGCCCATTCCTCACATTCGTCACCAGAAAATGCTTCCCTTTTCTGGAATTTCTGGTGCAGATTTGCATGAGGGAAGTCAGGTGAAGCCTAACTTGCCCATTGCCTCTTCTACGAAGCATGCAAGTGCTGGAGCCACTCCGACTACTCTTCGGAAGTCGACTTCAGGTGCAAATCAGGCTAAGCAGATAATTTCTTTGAATCCTCTTCCTCTAAAGAAGCATGGTTGTGGGAGAAGTCCACTTCATGTGTGCTCTGAGGTAAACTGTTCTTTGACCAGCATATCGCATATATTTTGTGGAGTTTTTTAAATATGTGAATCCAAATAAATAGTAATCTGATCTATGCCTCTGCGCATTTCCTTTATTTATCCTGATTGTAAAAAGGAGGAGTTTCTGAAAGATGTGATGCAATTTCTAATCCTTAGAGGACATAACCGTCTCATCCCTCAAGGTGGGCTTGCTGAATTCCCAGATGCAATACTGAACGCGAAGCGTCTTGATCTTTTTAACCTGTATAGAGAGGTAACTTCGCTACTTACTCTACCAGATAAGAACGCCAAACAACATTTGTTAGCATATTTTGGGACTTTACAAGTTGGAGTGTAATTAGGTGGTGACAAGAGGTGGTTTTCATGTTGGCAATGGCATCAATTGGAAAGGACAGGTTTTCTCAAAAATGCGCAATCACACAGTGACCAATAGAATGACTGTATGTCCTTAATCTCAACATAATTGTACACTTAGATATTTAACCTATACTGTTTGTATATCACAACATAGAAAGAGCTTTTGGGACAGCCCCATGTGGAATATCTCAATAGCCTTCGCCAGAAAcgtgaaaatgcattattttggTATCGATTTATCACTGTCATCCTTTTTGTGTAATAGGGTGTTGGTAACACGCTTAAAAGGCATTATGAAACGTATCTTTTGGAGTATGAATTGGCTCACGATGATGTGGATGGAGAGTGCTGTTTATTATGTCACAGGTTTGGCCAAAAGTTTTTATAGTTTTGAGAAAAAGATTCATATTCAGTGCAGGAAACGGTCACTAATACTCGATTTTCCTGAACATTGTTCAGTAGTGCGCCTGGGGACTGGGTTAACTGTGGTTTGTGTGGGGAGTGGGCTCATTTTGGCTGCGACCGGAGACCTGGTTTGGGTGCCTTTAAAGTAACAATTCTCAACCCAACAAGCTCGAAATCGTCAATTATTTTGTATCTTGCCCTCTCAATTTCTTGAATTTTCAGGACTACGCCAAGACAGATGGACTGGAATACATATGCCCTCAGTGCAGTGTTTCGAACTACAAGAAAAAGATGAGCAAATCATGAAACGGATGTTCTTGACGCcttaatgattattttttaatacaATATTCATGTGGGATTATATAACCCTCAGAATATTAAACTCGGTCCTATTTCTCCAAGGGGAAGATAATTTTACAGCAGAGAAGAGAGATGTGAAAGGAGTTCGAGGGAGGCCATGTAATTAATATGTATGGTTAATGGTGTAATGAAATAATGATGATATTGCTTGAGGGAGGCTTGTCGTTTACCTTAGGAAACAGCTTAAATTAAACGTGGGTGTAGAATCATGAGAGCCACACTAATTTTGGGAGATTGATCTGATTGAAATTTCGGTATTAGTCCTTATACTTTGGCAGCTAAAACATTTTTAGTTCTTAATCTTTCCAAACAATGGAAATTCTCCCTGATAAAAGAGGATATATTATCTTTTaaattttgttacgttttggTCTCCCAATAAGCAAAACCTTATCATTAACTTCGACACCCAATCAAATCAATATGCCTCCAAATTGCTTTTTTACTATGCTTTACCTACTATTAAGAAAACACTAGAAGAGAGAACACTCCGAGTAACAACTGTTGTATAATGTTTTAGTATCATTACTTGTACCAAATTCTCTATTTTATTTCGGTTATGGGCGTTAAGTTTATATAAATTCGAATTTTAGGATCCACCAATTAATTTAAAGATCCTTCTTTTATTAGAACAAAGTGATTTTTACAAACTATGTCTATTGAGTATTTACTTAATTTATCTAAAAAAAAGTGTTATAGACATGGATAAAATAagcaaatattcaatacacataaCTTTATAAAAATATGGATATCCACATGATATTTTTTCGGAACTAGTGCAGTACGCGAAATGAAATGGACGTAAAGTTGTTGCTGAAGCTCTTGTAATAAGTTCTTAACATCactcaataaaattaattaatgtatAATAGCATGAGTATAGATCATTCTCACGAAGATGTGTGAATTTATTTAtgctaaaaactaaaaaaaacatataataaagtgattttttcttcaaattaaatcctaattaaaaaccaaataaaattaaattctttGCACCATTGGAATTTATTAACTTTGTCATCGATAAATAATAACAATTTATATTTGAATATTAACTATTGGAAATTTAATTCCTATCTTGCCTTATTATCATTAGCTAAATAGGAAACAAACACGTTAATTCAACCATTATCAATTAAACAGTCTCAGTACATGAGATAAATATCTAATCtaatgacaaaatttaaaacTAGCGAGAATGATGAAGTTAAACATAAATACAAGCGGTTGTATTTAATCTAGTCAATCGTTTCTCTCAAGACTTTACAAATTCAAAAGTAGAAAATTATTAGAGTGGtatcatatgagaccgtctcacgaatcataatctatgagacgggtcaactctactcatgttcacaataaaaagtaattatacttttagcataaaaagtaatattttttcatgggtgacccaaataagagaccagtctcacaaatacgacccgtgagaccgtctcacacaagtttttgccaaattaTTAATCGTAGTTACTTCATAAATTAGGGAGACAAATAATTACGGATTTGATATGGAATTCATCagtaaatttaataattaaaaactatTTGGCCAAATTAGGAATCAAACGAAGAACCAACAATAATGAAAACAGAAAAACAATCGATAGTCAAACATAAACCAATAATGATATAAACAAACCTCAAATCTCGCtagtaaataattatatttgaagTAAATTTTGATTCAGGACAATGCTTGAGGATTGTAAATTTTGTGATAAATACTGAGTAACAAGTAGAAATGTGAAATTAGGGATTACGATTTTGAGAATTTAAGACATATGTTTCTATTTTATACCTTACAATACCTTCTCTTTCATTAAATTGAGGATTGTCCTACGTCGAGATTTCAGTCAAAGAGAAGGTATTTCAAAGCTATAAAATGGGAAGCATAACATTAATTATTTGGCTAACATATATCTGTGAAATCAATTGTTAAGAattgaataaatttttttataaatttttatttttattaaattatatatattttaaaaaaatctgtgGCCCATGAGCGGGCCCGCATATCTCATATCACacattggattggattggattgagTTGAGAAATGTCAAGTAGGCCCTTTTGAGAGCACTAGAGAGAGAGTGACAAGAAAAGTGTGAGAATAGAAATGAGAGGGAAAATTCCCAATTTAGTTCTCCATGTTTTGACATGTTCCCGATTCAGCCCATAATGTCCTGATTTAGTATATTTTGTTTAGATTTTGACCAAATTTAGTCCAACTTCTAATTTTACCCttgttttcatttttatttcttttttcctttttctttttttatagaTCTTAGTATGTAACATTGTTACACCCATCGAGTTTGCCAATGTTACATACTAAGATTGGTGTGTAGTAAATGAGAGTATTAAATGTCAATTAATGTCTGAATGGATGATAAATGCGGATAAAAACATGGTATTTATAGTAGAGGAagcaatgatgacctcgttttttGTGTGTGAGCATTAAATATAGTAGGATGGCTGATTGTACCCTattattctgacatgtcaaatcataTGCTAGTCATATCTCGTCTGTCCTGTCAACCATTAATATTAACCAGGGATAGGTCGGTTGTATGCGCGATCTATCAAGTCAACGCCATTAAATGCTCCCCCCGCATCGAGGTGTCAGAGGAGAAAACTTCTCGGGTAATCTTGCCAGAACTCGGGCGTTACGTCCTAGGTGACCCATAACCCAGGATATGAGTGTTTGTCGccatattcaactctgaaaatatTCTGCCCTGACCCGGGCACCGCTCATGGGCATGCACCATGACCCGAGAGATCCCGGGATCCATCAATGGCCCGGGACATATCGGGGCATCACCAATCCCTCCTTAAATAGCGGGCTAGTGtctactcgctgtcccgattggtCCCACGTGCCCGGTCAGGAAAATCACTCTGATACGCTTTCTGGGTTGACCGTAGTTGTATTGATACTGGTGTGTTGTGGAGACACGTGCTATATAGCAATCCTATCCCCAGCGTTTTATGTTCTCGAGGATGATTTATCGTAATATTTCGATATCTGTGCATGTCTTTTCAACTGTGGGGTACAACTTCCAACACTCCTCTTAACCGTCCACATATTAAGAGATCAACGGCTGTGGCTAACCCCTCACTCCTATATATAACATCATCTTTTCTCTAAAATTCCATCAGTCAGCTTACTATTCGAAGAATCGAATGGCGAGTTCAAGCAACCCGAAGGCTCTTGTCACGGAGGAAGTTTCGCATGAATATTCCGAGAAGAGAAAAGCTGAGATGGAAGATGAAGTGTTCCGGAAGATTATTCACTACTGGGAAAAGCTCCGGAGATTACAACTTCTTTATGAAGTCGGGGAAGCTAATGCTTCGAGATTGGTGGTAAAGATGGAGAAGTACCGGGATCGCCTGAATGTGACCGAGAGGGTGAACATTTTCGAAGGCGACTATGTATACCAACTGATGCTGTTCAAGGAGAGGAAGATTTTATCGAACGTCACGGGCTCCGATAGCTTCCTCAAGACGTCCACCAGTGAGTTAAGAAAGTGGAGGACCATGCGGACACTTTTCGTAGAGAAAGAATACTTTAATGTGATCCGCAGAAATgcacttaaataaataaaattcgtATTTTCTTCATCTCTGCTCTTTACTTTTTGGGGCCCATGTTTAATTTCCATTATGGCGGGCATACTATTAAATTGGATAAGATACCTGATTAATAACCGAAATGATCGATAACTGATTTTAATACCCCGGGCTTAGAACATCACGCCGGATCTTCACATTTCCCGAGATGTCAGGATTTTTAATTTCTCGAGTCATGGTAGTCATAATTATGCGCGAATTGTCATTAAACTTTGGCTGAGAAAACTTTTGATATTCTGAGACGCTTCGATAACCGCATACGCCCTTTTGCCTACCTGATGCAACTTTCGAGGCATTTACTGATCGTCCACGTGTATGTATATTAGCGGTCTTGATGAATCCTCTCTCCAAATAAATGATAGTATGCTTTGATTAGCTCGAGGCCCTTCGAATTTCCTCATATTAAACGTCCTCCCCCCCTCTATAAATAAACCTGTAGACGAAATGCGTCGGCATTAGCAGAACAATGTCGAGCTCCAATATCTTGGCCAAGGTCATATGTACTTGGCATAAACTTCAATTCATCGGCCTCCTACACCTGAACGGTGCAGTCCTCACCGTTCTCAAAGGTTGGTAATGAGGAAATACAGACGAGAGCTAGGGGTAGCTCGAATCACAGATTTGTTGACCGACCAGAACCTGCTACATGCCATGTTATGGAAGGAATGACATCATTTGAACAAGATTTCAAATACCGAGTTCTTCACCAACCTTCATATCCAGGAAGTTACCGACTGGATGGATGAATGGAAAGGTCGGGTGGCCTCTGAAATATCTGTAATACGACGTCGACCATTTCCTtaataaaattctttttattGCTTCTTGTGTTCTTTTGATTTTCTGCAAACGGATTAACACGAACAGACCTGACAATAATTAATAACCGACAAGTGAAAAGATCGGTTTAAAACTTAACATAGGATGCCGGGGCCTCATATTCCTGGGCCATCAAATAAGATTCTGGAGGCTTAATCTCTCCCGGGCTTATGGATAGAATGCCGGGTCTTCATGTGTTCCGGGTTtgaaattcttttttttttgtgttcccCGGGTTATCCACGTGTATTCATAATGACAATCTTCCAGATGACGTGTTGTCAGAGTCTGTACATATTCCAAGCAAATTAATCATGGCGCCTCGATTCCGGCACCTGTCTTTTCAAATTTCCCGCCTAATCATGCAGCTCAATTTCCAAGGCTAATCTGGCCCGTCCAATCTATTTTGGATCAACGGTATACATTCCCTTTTTCCTCTATATATAGCAGTTCACCGATTTTCCATAAAAATCACTTGCAAATTTATTTCGTAGCGAAGCTCTGCCAAATTCTTCTTTCGGGCCTTTCCGTTACGTAGACCTCTCCGGCGACCTCTCCGGCTACCAACCACCATTTTCGCTTCTTTTCAGTAAGTTCTTCTTTTCTCGTATCTTATTTACCCCTTTTCCATCATGTCCAACTCAACCTCTTCTACTTCCGGTAAGAATGTTAGAGGTCGATCGGAGGA
This genomic interval from Primulina eburnea isolate SZY01 chromosome 16, ASM2296580v1, whole genome shotgun sequence contains the following:
- the LOC140817457 gene encoding AT-rich interactive domain-containing protein 4, whose translation is MLHTQGALKNTCYLLVVSYGETTENKLKQDGSHEMQRFPFQEIATSGLLEVQKLTNPTIDEFRKVLDSWQPNFVHIRGEILPNDEVGSVVWRGLRLSAAEALSELFSSPMSTSVYLELQNGRELAESLHSKGIPCVIYWNGTYSLFEASHFNNALFSVVKSSLCHIWDAFQLAHASFRLHCRRNCLVTSDSSQTIDCELGPNLLGEAPKIDIQLPEMDLGEDEEGSSSSLPAIKIYDDDMYTRFLVCGVASSLDARILGPLEDGLNSLLSIEMRGSKLHNRVSAFPPPLQAASLSREVVTMRCDLSTCSSAHISLLVSGSAQTCFDDQLLESHIKNEIIENSQLVHELPNNESKAPVSEPRRSISVACGAAVFEVCMKVPTWASQVLRQLTPDISYRSLVALGIAGIQGLAVASFEKEDAERLLFFCSRQGNDIELNNRIMISPPSWLRPPAPSRKRASIWQEICSGSLNGLATEDQAMAKNNDKGSRFYNGVNTLLINPRQRINSAMLRPIPHIRHQKMLPFSGISGADLHEGSQVKPNLPIASSTKHASAGATPTTLRKSTSGANQAKQIISLNPLPLKKHGCGRSPLHVCSEEEFLKDVMQFLILRGHNRLIPQGGLAEFPDAILNAKRLDLFNLYREVVTRGGFHVGNGINWKGQVFSKMRNHTVTNRMTGVGNTLKRHYETYLLEYELAHDDVDGECCLLCHSSAPGDWVNCGLCGEWAHFGCDRRPGLGAFKDYAKTDGLEYICPQCSVSNYKKKMSKS